The following coding sequences are from one Nicotiana tomentosiformis chromosome 3, ASM39032v3, whole genome shotgun sequence window:
- the LOC104085752 gene encoding amino acid transporter AVT6C-like, with product MITEKQDSGSLAPLLPVDQNQLSEDERSEGGSICGAIFNISTGMVGAGIMSIPATFKVLGVIPSFFVILLVGYFVEVTVDFLLKYTHSGESDSYGGLMAESFGKFGSVALQICVMITNLGALIIYLIIIGDVLSGNNSDGSVHLGTLQEWFGIHWWTSRAFSLLFVVLFVMLPLLCVKRIDSLRHASAISILLAVLFVVICSMMAIHAMWEGKTQRLRWVPDFSHGVSFSDLFTTIPVFATAFGCHVNVHPVRAEMGRPSDMTSAVRISLILCVAIYFAVGFFGYLLFGDSIMADMLVNFDQASDSLIGAVLNDTVRLSYAIHLMLVFPVMNYSLRVNVDELFFPKRPLLATETLRFFSLTCVLLAFIYGAAVAIPNIWYFFQFMGTTTVMCIMFIFPSSIVLRDAHNISTTREKILAVLVIIFAIGTSSVAIYSNIATYIANK from the exons ATGATAACAGAGAAGCAAGATTCTGGGTCTCTTGCTCCACTTTTACCTGTGGATCAGAATCAATTGTCTGAGGATGAAAGGTCAGAGGGAGGATCAATTTGTGGTGCAATATTTAATATATCAACTGGCATGGTTGGTGCTGGAATTATGTCAATCCCTGCTACTTTCAAAGTTCTGGGTGTAATTCCAAGTTTTTTTGTTATTCTGTTAGTTGGATATTTTGTTGAGGTGACTGTGGATTTCCTGTTGAAATATACTCATTCGGGAGAGTCGGATTCTTATGGTGGGCTTATGGCCGAGTCTTTTGGGAAGTTTGGTTCTGTTGCTCTTCAGATTTGTGTCATGATCACTAATCTTGGTgccttaattatttatttgatcattattg GGGATGTGCTCTCAGGAAATAATTCTGATGGATCAGTGCACTTGGGTACTCTACAGGAATGGTTTGGCATCCACTGGTGGACTTCCCGGGCATTTTCACTTCTTTTTGTTGTGCTTTTTGTCATGCTTCCGTTGCTCTGTGTTAAGCGCATAG ATTCACTGAGACATGCATCGGCAATATCAATCCTGCTAGCAGTACTGTTTGTAGTCATATGCTCGATGATGGCAATACATGCAATGTGGGAGGGAAAAACACAAAGGTTACGATGGGTACCAGATTTTTCACATGGAGTTTCCTTTTCTGATCTGTTCACAACCATTCCAGTCTTTGCTACTGCCTTTGGATGTCATGTTAATG TTCATCCGGTAAGAGCAGAGATGGGAAGGCCATCTGACATGACATCGGCAGTTCGCATTTCTTTAATATTATGTGTGGCCATTTACTTTGCTGTGGGATTCTTTGGCTACCTATTGTTTGGGGACTCGATCATGGCCGACATGCTGGTCAACTTTGATCAAGCCTCTGACTCTTTAATCGGTGCAGTTCTTAACGATACTGTTCGATTGAGTTATGCCATTCATCTCATGCTGGTGTTTCCTGTGATGAATTATTCTCTGAGGGTTAATGTGGATGAACTATTCTTTCCTAAGAGACCTCTGTTGGCCACAGAAACATTACGATTCTTTTCCCTTACCTGTGTTTTACTTGCATTCATTTATGGAGCTGCTGTAGCCATTCCGAATATTTGGTACTTCTTTCAGTTCATGGGAACGACAACAGTCATGTGCATCATGTTCATATTCCCAAGCTCAATTGTTCTTAG AGATGCTCATAACATATCTACAACTCGGGAAAAGATATTGGCTGTATTGGTGATCATATTTGCCATTGGGACTAGTTCAGTTGCTATATACTCTAATATTGCAACTTACATTGCCAACAAATGA